Proteins found in one Planococcus citri chromosome 2, ihPlaCitr1.1, whole genome shotgun sequence genomic segment:
- the LOC135833905 gene encoding nuclease SbcCD subunit C-like: MDVENIQSLDLLEQRLTRLEQKMLGKGSINDVDITKVKPVTNVLHEVDTVLISSISGREKINTLLKKVDVLHQLLDPSYLDSFNNVDAKIEAVLESEKDIYNYVNQLDRLEAAYSILNDETIEQLPNLSDRINNLISNVLKNKEQCDKQTAELIEISNSYKNCVIQISALLVQMDSFITQLEINSQPKTPTD, encoded by the coding sequence atGGACGTTGAAAACATCCAATCGTTGGATCTGCTCGAACAGCGACTCACTCGCTTAGAACAGAAGATGCTGGGTAAAGGTAGCATAAACGATGTCGATATAACCAAAGTGAAACCTGTAACGAATGTCCTGCACGAAGTTGATACAGTTTTGATATCTAGTATCTCCGGCAGGGAAAAAATTAACACGTTATTGAAAAAGGTCGACGTATTACACCAGTTATTAGATCCATCGTATCTAGATTCCTTCAATAACGTAGATGCTAAAATAGAAGCGGTTCTGGAATCGGAGAAAGACATCTACAACTACGTAAACCAACTAGATCGTCTGGAAGCTGCTTATTCGATTTTAAACGATGAAACCATCGAACAACTACCTAATTTATCCGATAGAATTAATAATTTGATTTCTAATGTATTGAAAAACAAAGAACAATGTGATAAGCAAACTGCAGaactaattgaaatttcaaatagctATAAGAACTGCGTGATCCAGATTTCTGCGTTGCTGGTGCAAATGGATTCATTCATTACTCAGTTGGAAATCAATTCTCAGCCAAAGACTCCTACAGATTAA
- the Bap111 gene encoding SWI/SNF-related matrix-associated actin-dependent regulator of chromatin subfamily E member 1 isoform X2: protein MALPQNYRQITPSPGPSNQRLRASGGAGSGSSRESANQNPFVINPHGNPSFHPQKINRNANDSRGPKPPKPPEKPLMPYMRYSRKMWDQVKTENPDKKIWEIGRVIGQMWRELPEEVKTEYCEEYEAEKLEYEKKMKIYENSPAYLAYLATKTKGKSKDSQVSDEKDGHDRSSSSGKQSAVDRRIDIQPAEDEEDMDDGLSAKHVAYARYMRNHRLISEIFSDSVVPDVRSVVTTTRMQVLKRQVQSLTMHLKKLEGELLMIEDKFEVKKRKFIESSETFNGELKKHCEKHIDEEMFEKMVQQQLEVLRRDRTREQNPLPPTPPSSVTSNDERLPPQTVASAPTVQTTVTTNGAGGGAAVESAPVETPVPTPPPPASLDDRANTNSAASTPAPTPPPMAPENKDIKPAVPETEPPSMTTETVTPPETTPLQTTPKIEPPAAVPTVAAPPPPMTHPYPPQPAFHPQAPSPGPMPPQTGHSYSPTGHSGPPYASHPHGPVHGQMPAVQPAVPPMHPTGQTPPPQPIHPSAIHPHPPMAGPPPPPPQSQAGYPAPYQYPGATQPLPPRPPHPYNYPQPPYPQYPPHAYYQNPYPPYNAPGHMAPARPHAHYPPHMSPSGMEHSAAPQPGMPPEEGAYTQAPNMVPHPQVMDRRSPSGNIPPTEAVPEPNPQQPPPETPSEPNTAPANGSEVPPADKPDAAPTE, encoded by the exons ATGGCTTTACCTCAAAACTATCGGCAGATAACTCCTTCACCAGGACCATCGAATC aacgTCTGCGTGCGAGTGGTGGAGCAGGATCAGGATCATCG AGAGAATCAGCGAATCAAAATCCATTTGTGATCAATCCTCATGGTAATCCTTCATTCCATCCGcagaaaattaatcgaaatgcG AATGACAGCAGGGGTCCAAAACCTCCGAAACCGCCGGAAAAACCACTTATGCCTTACATGCGATACAGTCGTAAAATGTGGGATCAGGTGAAAACCGAAAATCCggataaaaaaatttgggaaattggTCGCGTTATCGGTCAGATGTGGAGAGAATTGCCTGAAGAAGTTAAAACTGAATATTGCGAAGAATACGAAGCTGAAAAG TTGGAATATGaaaagaagatgaaaatttatgaaaattcgcCCGCATATTTAGCATATTTAGCGACTAAAACGAAAGGCAAATCGAAAGATT CTCAAGTATCTGATGAAAAAGACGGTCACGATCGTTCATCCTCGAGTGGAAAGCAATCAGCGGTGGATCGTAGAATCGACATTCAGCCAGCCGAGGATGAGGAAG ataTGGACGACGGTTTGAGCGCCAAGCACGTAGCGTATGCAAGATATATGCGTAATCATCGTTTGATTAGTGAAATATTTTCGGATTCCGTGGTACCGGATGTACGATCGGTGGTGACTACGACCCGTATGCAGGTTTTGAAACGTCAAGTCCAAAGCTTGACCATGCATTTG AAAAAGTTGGAAGGAGAATTGCTCATGATCGAGGACAAGTTTGAagtgaagaaaagaaaattcatcgaaaGTAGCGAAACTTTCAACggcgaattgaaaaaa CACTGCGAGAAACACATCGAcgaagaaatgtttgaaaaaatggtccaaCAGCAATTGGAAGTATTACGTCGCGATCGCACTCGAGAACAAAATCCGTTGCCTCCGACTCCTCCATCGTCGGTAACAAGCAATGACGAAAGACTTCCTCCTCAGACTGTGGCCAGTGCTCCTACAGTTCAAACGACTGTCACTACGAACGGCGCAGGCGGCGGAGCTGCTGTGGAATCTGCTCCGGTCGAAACTCCGGTACCTACTCCGCCACCTCCGGCATCGTTGGATGATCGA GCTAATACAAATTCGGCGGCATCAACGCCGGCCCCGACGCCGCCACCTATGGCGCCTGAAAATAAAGACATCAAGCCGGCCGTACCGGAAACCGAACCTCCTTCGATGACTACAGAAACAGTCACCCCGCCAGAAACCACTCCATTACAAACGACACCCAAAATCGAGCCTCCGGCTGCTGTTCCAACTGTGGCCGCACCGCCACCACCTATGACGCATCCGTATCCTCCTCAACCGGCATTCCACCCGCAAGCGCCGTCTCCGGGTCCGATGCCACCCCAAACCGGACATTCTTATTCGCCAACTGGACATAGCGGTCCACCGTACGCTAGTCATCCGCATGGTCCGGTACACGGTCAAATGCCAGCCGTGCAGCCAGCAGTGCCTCCGATGCACCCAACCGGTCAAACTCCTCCTCCGCAGCCGATACACCCGTCAGCCATTCATCCGCATCCGCCTATGGCTGGACCGCCGCCACCGCCCCCTCAATCTCAAGCTGGATATCCGGCACCGTATCAGTATCCAGGCGCGACACAGCCGCTCCCTCCGAGACCTCCGCATCCGTATAATTATCCTCAACCCCCGTATCCTCAATATCCGCCTCATGCGTATTATCAAAATCCCTATCCTCCGTATAACGCTCCTGGTCATATGGCGCCGGCTAGACCTCATGCTCATTATCCGCCTCATATGTCTCCATCTGGAATGGAACATTCTGCCGCTCCTCAG CCGGGAATGCCTCCCGAAGAAGGTGCTTATACGCAGGCTCCGAATATGGTTCCCCATCCCCAAGTTATGGATCGACGTAGTCCGTCAGGCAATATACCACCAACGGAAGCTGTGCCGGAACCTAATCCGCAGCAAC CTCCTCCTGAAACACCTTCCGAACCTAATACAGCTCCTGCGAATGGAAGTGAAGTACCTCCTGCGGACAAACCCGATGCAGCCCCTACTGAATAA
- the Bap111 gene encoding SWI/SNF-related matrix-associated actin-dependent regulator of chromatin subfamily E member 1 isoform X1 has translation MALPQNYRQITPSPGPSNQTHYAGPSPSFNILKERLRASGGAGSGSSRESANQNPFVINPHGNPSFHPQKINRNANDSRGPKPPKPPEKPLMPYMRYSRKMWDQVKTENPDKKIWEIGRVIGQMWRELPEEVKTEYCEEYEAEKLEYEKKMKIYENSPAYLAYLATKTKGKSKDSQVSDEKDGHDRSSSSGKQSAVDRRIDIQPAEDEEDMDDGLSAKHVAYARYMRNHRLISEIFSDSVVPDVRSVVTTTRMQVLKRQVQSLTMHLKKLEGELLMIEDKFEVKKRKFIESSETFNGELKKHCEKHIDEEMFEKMVQQQLEVLRRDRTREQNPLPPTPPSSVTSNDERLPPQTVASAPTVQTTVTTNGAGGGAAVESAPVETPVPTPPPPASLDDRANTNSAASTPAPTPPPMAPENKDIKPAVPETEPPSMTTETVTPPETTPLQTTPKIEPPAAVPTVAAPPPPMTHPYPPQPAFHPQAPSPGPMPPQTGHSYSPTGHSGPPYASHPHGPVHGQMPAVQPAVPPMHPTGQTPPPQPIHPSAIHPHPPMAGPPPPPPQSQAGYPAPYQYPGATQPLPPRPPHPYNYPQPPYPQYPPHAYYQNPYPPYNAPGHMAPARPHAHYPPHMSPSGMEHSAAPQPGMPPEEGAYTQAPNMVPHPQVMDRRSPSGNIPPTEAVPEPNPQQPPPETPSEPNTAPANGSEVPPADKPDAAPTE, from the exons ATGGCTTTACCTCAAAACTATCGGCAGATAACTCCTTCACCAGGACCATCGAATC aaacgCATTATGCGGGCCCTTCTCCAtcgttcaacattttgaaag aacgTCTGCGTGCGAGTGGTGGAGCAGGATCAGGATCATCG AGAGAATCAGCGAATCAAAATCCATTTGTGATCAATCCTCATGGTAATCCTTCATTCCATCCGcagaaaattaatcgaaatgcG AATGACAGCAGGGGTCCAAAACCTCCGAAACCGCCGGAAAAACCACTTATGCCTTACATGCGATACAGTCGTAAAATGTGGGATCAGGTGAAAACCGAAAATCCggataaaaaaatttgggaaattggTCGCGTTATCGGTCAGATGTGGAGAGAATTGCCTGAAGAAGTTAAAACTGAATATTGCGAAGAATACGAAGCTGAAAAG TTGGAATATGaaaagaagatgaaaatttatgaaaattcgcCCGCATATTTAGCATATTTAGCGACTAAAACGAAAGGCAAATCGAAAGATT CTCAAGTATCTGATGAAAAAGACGGTCACGATCGTTCATCCTCGAGTGGAAAGCAATCAGCGGTGGATCGTAGAATCGACATTCAGCCAGCCGAGGATGAGGAAG ataTGGACGACGGTTTGAGCGCCAAGCACGTAGCGTATGCAAGATATATGCGTAATCATCGTTTGATTAGTGAAATATTTTCGGATTCCGTGGTACCGGATGTACGATCGGTGGTGACTACGACCCGTATGCAGGTTTTGAAACGTCAAGTCCAAAGCTTGACCATGCATTTG AAAAAGTTGGAAGGAGAATTGCTCATGATCGAGGACAAGTTTGAagtgaagaaaagaaaattcatcgaaaGTAGCGAAACTTTCAACggcgaattgaaaaaa CACTGCGAGAAACACATCGAcgaagaaatgtttgaaaaaatggtccaaCAGCAATTGGAAGTATTACGTCGCGATCGCACTCGAGAACAAAATCCGTTGCCTCCGACTCCTCCATCGTCGGTAACAAGCAATGACGAAAGACTTCCTCCTCAGACTGTGGCCAGTGCTCCTACAGTTCAAACGACTGTCACTACGAACGGCGCAGGCGGCGGAGCTGCTGTGGAATCTGCTCCGGTCGAAACTCCGGTACCTACTCCGCCACCTCCGGCATCGTTGGATGATCGA GCTAATACAAATTCGGCGGCATCAACGCCGGCCCCGACGCCGCCACCTATGGCGCCTGAAAATAAAGACATCAAGCCGGCCGTACCGGAAACCGAACCTCCTTCGATGACTACAGAAACAGTCACCCCGCCAGAAACCACTCCATTACAAACGACACCCAAAATCGAGCCTCCGGCTGCTGTTCCAACTGTGGCCGCACCGCCACCACCTATGACGCATCCGTATCCTCCTCAACCGGCATTCCACCCGCAAGCGCCGTCTCCGGGTCCGATGCCACCCCAAACCGGACATTCTTATTCGCCAACTGGACATAGCGGTCCACCGTACGCTAGTCATCCGCATGGTCCGGTACACGGTCAAATGCCAGCCGTGCAGCCAGCAGTGCCTCCGATGCACCCAACCGGTCAAACTCCTCCTCCGCAGCCGATACACCCGTCAGCCATTCATCCGCATCCGCCTATGGCTGGACCGCCGCCACCGCCCCCTCAATCTCAAGCTGGATATCCGGCACCGTATCAGTATCCAGGCGCGACACAGCCGCTCCCTCCGAGACCTCCGCATCCGTATAATTATCCTCAACCCCCGTATCCTCAATATCCGCCTCATGCGTATTATCAAAATCCCTATCCTCCGTATAACGCTCCTGGTCATATGGCGCCGGCTAGACCTCATGCTCATTATCCGCCTCATATGTCTCCATCTGGAATGGAACATTCTGCCGCTCCTCAG CCGGGAATGCCTCCCGAAGAAGGTGCTTATACGCAGGCTCCGAATATGGTTCCCCATCCCCAAGTTATGGATCGACGTAGTCCGTCAGGCAATATACCACCAACGGAAGCTGTGCCGGAACCTAATCCGCAGCAAC CTCCTCCTGAAACACCTTCCGAACCTAATACAGCTCCTGCGAATGGAAGTGAAGTACCTCCTGCGGACAAACCCGATGCAGCCCCTACTGAATAA